GTGTCTTGCGTCAAGATTCGTTTACGGTGAGAGTATTACTCCGGAAAAATTAATCATGCTTGCAAACTCTGAAAAATTATTGCAGGATTTAGGCTTTAAGCAGGAACGAGTCAGGATTCACGGCAATATAGCGCGCATTGAGATAACACCGGAAAATTTTACGCGAATAATCGAGGACTCAATCAGGACAAAAATTTTTCATGCATTAAAAAATTTCGGCTTCTCATATGTTACACTAGATTTGCAGGGCTACAGAACAGGCAGCATGAACGAAAATATTATAAAGGAGTCTTAAATTTTGTACGATATAACGGAAATCAAATTTTATAATGAAGTCCAGCAGCTAAGACTCATTGATGACATTTTTATGAACGAATGTTTTAATCGTGAAGTCAAAGCTGTTGAATTTGTGCTTAGAATAATTCTAAATCGTGATGATATTAGCATAACACGAACAGAATCACAAGCATTTATCAGAGGCTGGGGCAGATCTCTCGAACTTGATATATTAGCCGAAGAAGGCAGCAAAGCAGCATATAATATCGAAGTCCAGCGCAAAATTTCCGGAGCAAGTATAAAGCGCGCTAGATTTCATGTTGCGATGTTGGATTATTTATCTTTGAATCCTAGAGAAAAATTTAATTCTATACGCGATAATTACGTGATATTTATAACTGAATACGACGTAATGAAAAAGGGACTCCCTATTGAAATTTTTGACAGACTCAGCAGCTCAACAGGAGAGTCAATAAATGACGGTTCGCATATTATTTACGTCAACGGGGAATGCCGCAATGATAATACACCGCTGGGAAGACTCATGCATGACTTTTTTGAGCCTGACCCCGATAAAATGTATTATGATATACTTGCTGAAAGAGTAAGATTAATCAAGTCCGATAATTTGGAGGTAAAGAAATTGAGCGGAATTATGGAAAAAATGCGTGCGGAAGGTCGTGCAGAAGGTCGTGCAGAAAGAGATAAAAGTTTTGTCTCAAATATGCTCAAAGATGGCAAACTTGCATTTGATACTATTGCAAAATATGCAGAAGTCTCTATCAAGTTCGTGCAGGATATGGCAAAATCTCTAGGCATTGAACCTCGTTAAATCAAAAAAGGGGAGCTTTTCACGTTCGACTCCCCTATATAAAAACTTTTCGCGCTCATGATATTATTTACACGGTGATAGAACATGAATAATAATTTAATCCGAAATTTTTGCATAATAGCTCATATAGATCACGGAAAATCTACTCTTGCTGATAGATTACTTGAGGCAACAGGCACTATTGCGTCACGAGACATGAGGGCGCAAATTTTAGACTCCCTTACTCTTGAACGTGAACGCGGAATAACTATAAAACTTGTACCAGTCAGAATGAATTATAAAGCAAGCGACGGCAAAAATTATATATTGAATTTAATCGACACCCCCGGCCATGTTGATTTTGCTTATGAAGTCTCGCGCTCATTGGCAGCCTGTGAGGGTGCTTTACTCGTTGTTGACGCGTCGCAGGGGGTTGAAGCTCAAACCGTAGCAAATGCCTATCAAGCTATAGATCAAAATCTTGAAATCTTACCCGTTATAAATAAAATAGATCTCCCATCAGCTAGACCCGATAACGCAAAGCAGGAAATTTCAGAAGTTGTAGGACTCGACGCAAGCAATGCAGTATTAACAAGTGCTAAGACCGGCGCAGGAGTGAATGAGATTCTAGAACGCATTGTAACTGATATTCCCGCACCTGAAGGCGACGAAAATTTACCGCTTCAAGCTCTTATATTTGACTCCGTATATGATAATTATCGCGGTGTAATTTGCTATGTAAGAGTCATTAACGGCAAAATTAAATCAGGTCAAAATATTATGTTTATGTCGAACGGGATTATTTACCCGGTCAATGAGGCCGGAGTCTTTAAGCCCGGTTTTACTCCTGTAAATGAACTCGGACCCGGTGAAGTCGGTTATATCACAGCCAGTATTAAGACTCTTGCTGAAGCTCAAGTCGGCGACACTATAACGGACGCAGCAAACCCCGCAAGTAAAGCCCTTCCCGGTTATAAACGAGTCAAAAGTGTAGTATTTTGCGGATTCTACCCGGTTGAACGCGACAATTACCCGCAATTAAGGGACGCCCTCG
The Synergistaceae bacterium genome window above contains:
- the lepA gene encoding translation elongation factor 4, which codes for MNNNLIRNFCIIAHIDHGKSTLADRLLEATGTIASRDMRAQILDSLTLERERGITIKLVPVRMNYKASDGKNYILNLIDTPGHVDFAYEVSRSLAACEGALLVVDASQGVEAQTVANAYQAIDQNLEILPVINKIDLPSARPDNAKQEISEVVGLDASNAVLTSAKTGAGVNEILERIVTDIPAPEGDENLPLQALIFDSVYDNYRGVICYVRVINGKIKSGQNIMFMSNGIIYPVNEAGVFKPGFTPVNELGPGEVGYITASIKTLAEAQVGDTITDAANPASKALPGYKRVKSVVFCGFYPVERDNYPQLRDALEKLCLNDSAVTYEPESSEALGFGFRCGFLGLLHMDVVRERLREEYGVELVATAPNVVYEVVKTSGEIIEAHRPSDFPDPSEIEEIREPYIKLSVFVPSEFTGRVMQLIQDRRGTYKSMDYITPERVRIIYEMPLSEFIVDFHDKLKSQTRGYASLDYELIGLKASELVRVDILVNGEAADAFSFICHKDAAYNRGHAVVTKLKELIPSQVFEIPIQASIGRRVIVRVNVRALRKDVLAKCYGGDITRKRKLLEKQKEGKKRMKQIGKVAIPQEAFLAFMQVDNAEK